The proteins below are encoded in one region of Fibrella aestuarina BUZ 2:
- a CDS encoding DUF4197 domain-containing protein, translated as MKTFYSATRPILLAAALLLTTGLTLSTQAQDTTSAPKPTETRRNPLGGLGKVLEKVLPPSNASGTSTGLTAVEIASGLKEALRVGIDKGATQASALDGFFKNNLIKILFPPEAQRIESRLRQLGFGKQVDQFVLALNRSAEDAAKRAKPVFWKAITQMSIQDAVGILRGSDNAATEYLRRTAGQQLVAEFTPIIDSTLQKNNATRYYNSLAGTYNKLPFVQPVNANLTEYATNKAVDGLFILVAQEEKKIRENPVARVSDILKRVFGSK; from the coding sequence ATGAAAACGTTTTATTCGGCGACCCGCCCTATCCTTCTTGCCGCGGCGCTGCTGCTGACCACCGGACTGACCTTATCCACTCAGGCTCAGGATACTACTTCGGCGCCCAAGCCAACCGAAACCCGGCGCAACCCGCTGGGCGGGCTGGGTAAAGTGCTGGAGAAAGTGTTACCCCCATCGAACGCGTCGGGCACGAGCACCGGGCTGACGGCCGTCGAGATTGCGTCGGGCCTGAAGGAAGCCCTGCGCGTGGGAATCGACAAAGGCGCCACGCAGGCGTCGGCCCTCGACGGCTTTTTCAAGAACAACCTTATTAAAATTCTTTTTCCGCCCGAAGCCCAGCGCATCGAGTCACGGCTGCGGCAACTCGGTTTTGGCAAACAGGTCGATCAGTTCGTGCTGGCGCTTAACCGCTCGGCTGAAGATGCCGCCAAGCGCGCCAAACCCGTGTTTTGGAAGGCCATCACGCAGATGAGCATTCAGGACGCCGTGGGCATTCTGCGCGGTAGCGACAACGCCGCCACGGAATACCTGCGCCGCACCGCCGGGCAGCAACTGGTAGCCGAGTTTACGCCGATTATCGACAGCACCTTGCAGAAAAACAACGCCACGCGCTACTACAACTCGCTGGCCGGTACGTACAACAAGCTGCCGTTTGTGCAGCCGGTGAATGCCAACCTGACCGAATACGCCACCAACAAGGCCGTCGATGGTCTGTTCATTCTAGTGGCGCAGGAAGAGAAAAAAATCCGCGAAAACCCCGTCGCCCGGGTAAGCGACATCCTGAAACGGGTATTCGGCAGCAAGTAA
- a CDS encoding competence/damage-inducible protein A, with amino-acid sequence MPATIRAEVITIGDEILFGQITDTNTQWISTELTNIGIRTVRKTSVGDQADVILDALREATTRADVVVITGGLGPTKDDITKRTLCQFFGVGLVRNEQALDLVTSFFLKRGRDMTDLNRGQADLPENADYVQNDWGTAPGMWFDHNDTVYISLPGVPFEMKNLMTHRMLPKLKERFEMPVILHKMIRTIGIGESFLAERIEAWEDALPPHIRLAYLPSFGQVKLRLTATGTDADELTRDLNEQVAAVLPLIEQHVYGYDGDEIEQVVVNQLKEKNLTLGVAESCTGGQVAATLTKLPGVSSVFVGGVVAYSNDIKHIALGVSSESLARFGAVSEPVVCEMAEGARVMLGADVGIATSGIAGPDGGTPDKPVGTIWIACATATGTTAKLLRLGQYREQNITLTTTYVLNLLREQLKKESSIKDFKL; translated from the coding sequence ATGCCAGCTACTATCCGTGCCGAAGTCATCACGATCGGCGACGAAATTTTATTCGGTCAGATAACCGATACCAACACCCAGTGGATTAGCACCGAATTGACCAACATCGGCATCCGAACGGTTCGTAAAACATCGGTGGGTGATCAGGCCGACGTGATTCTCGACGCCCTGCGCGAGGCCACGACCCGCGCCGATGTGGTTGTGATTACTGGTGGCCTTGGCCCGACCAAAGACGATATCACCAAGCGAACGCTCTGCCAGTTTTTCGGCGTGGGACTGGTGCGTAACGAACAGGCGCTCGACCTGGTGACGAGCTTTTTCCTGAAGCGGGGTCGCGACATGACTGACCTCAACCGGGGACAGGCGGACCTACCCGAGAATGCCGACTACGTGCAGAACGATTGGGGTACGGCCCCCGGCATGTGGTTCGACCACAACGACACGGTCTACATCTCGCTGCCGGGCGTGCCTTTCGAGATGAAAAACCTCATGACCCACCGGATGCTGCCGAAGCTGAAAGAGCGGTTTGAGATGCCCGTGATCCTGCACAAGATGATCCGGACCATCGGCATTGGCGAGTCGTTTCTGGCTGAGCGCATTGAAGCCTGGGAGGATGCCCTGCCACCGCATATCCGGCTGGCTTACCTGCCAAGTTTCGGGCAGGTAAAACTGCGCCTCACTGCTACCGGCACCGATGCCGATGAACTGACCCGTGACCTAAACGAGCAGGTGGCCGCGGTGTTGCCCTTGATTGAGCAGCACGTCTATGGCTACGACGGCGATGAGATCGAGCAAGTGGTGGTGAACCAGTTAAAGGAGAAAAACCTGACGCTGGGCGTCGCCGAGAGCTGCACGGGCGGGCAGGTGGCGGCTACCCTCACCAAGCTGCCGGGCGTTTCGTCGGTGTTCGTGGGCGGGGTCGTGGCCTACAGTAACGACATCAAACACATCGCGCTGGGCGTCAGCTCCGAATCGCTGGCCCGGTTTGGGGCCGTGAGCGAACCCGTCGTCTGCGAAATGGCCGAAGGGGCCCGCGTGATGCTGGGTGCCGACGTAGGCATTGCCACGAGTGGCATCGCCGGACCCGATGGTGGCACGCCCGACAAACCCGTGGGCACCATCTGGATTGCCTGCGCCACTGCGACCGGTACCACCGCCAAATTGCTGCGCCTTGGCCAATACCGCGAGCAAAACATTACCCTTACCACTACATACGTATTGAATCTACTTCGTGAACAACTGAAAAAGGAATCATCGATTAAGGACTTTAAATTATGA
- a CDS encoding dihydrolipoamide acetyltransferase family protein has product MALIDLVMPKMGESIMECTVITWLKKPGDRFDADESLLEVATDKVDTEVPAPYAGVLKELLVNDGDVVPIGQPIARIETSEAVGADDTPANAPTGGDAAPLPSLEEVGVDAAAVNDVEEAEAVASAAELEASIGAMSSKSAAAQPGNVPAFEGRFYSPLVLNIAKEEGISRAELDRIPGSGSDNRVTKKDMLAYVLDRAASSKGQGMPAAQGMAGNVPVHQSPPPPATPAVKPVPAQSLNGSADIIQMDRMRKMIAQRMVESKQISPHVTSFVEADLTAVVQWRAANKDAFKKQTGENLTYTPILIDAIVKAVRDFPMINVSVEGDSILVKKAINVGMAVALPTGNLIVPVIHDAAQYNLIGLTKKVNDLSKRARENKLTADDLAGGTYTVSNIGTFGNLMGTPIIMQPQVAIMAFGAIVKKPAVIETPQGDLIGIRHMMFLSHSYDHRVVDGALGGQFVRRVADYLEQWNEPNL; this is encoded by the coding sequence ATGGCCCTTATTGATCTGGTAATGCCCAAAATGGGCGAGAGTATTATGGAATGCACGGTCATCACGTGGCTCAAAAAGCCCGGTGACCGCTTTGACGCCGACGAATCGCTGCTGGAAGTAGCGACCGACAAGGTGGATACGGAAGTACCCGCACCCTACGCTGGCGTGCTGAAAGAACTGCTGGTTAACGACGGCGACGTGGTGCCCATTGGCCAGCCCATTGCCCGCATCGAGACGTCGGAGGCGGTAGGCGCAGATGATACCCCCGCCAACGCACCAACGGGTGGCGATGCGGCCCCGCTGCCGTCGCTGGAAGAGGTGGGCGTGGATGCTGCCGCGGTCAACGACGTGGAAGAGGCCGAAGCGGTGGCGAGTGCCGCTGAACTGGAGGCCAGCATCGGCGCCATGAGCAGCAAATCGGCGGCGGCGCAACCAGGCAACGTACCTGCATTTGAAGGGCGGTTCTATTCGCCCCTGGTGCTGAATATCGCCAAAGAAGAAGGCATCAGCCGCGCCGAACTCGATCGCATTCCCGGCAGCGGCTCCGACAACCGGGTGACCAAGAAAGACATGCTGGCGTATGTGCTCGACCGCGCAGCGTCGAGCAAGGGGCAGGGGATGCCTGCGGCGCAGGGCATGGCCGGGAACGTACCGGTCCACCAATCCCCGCCGCCCCCCGCTACCCCTGCGGTGAAGCCAGTCCCCGCCCAAAGCCTGAATGGTTCGGCCGACATCATTCAGATGGACCGGATGCGGAAGATGATTGCGCAGCGGATGGTGGAGTCGAAGCAGATTTCGCCGCACGTGACCTCGTTTGTCGAGGCCGACCTGACCGCCGTGGTGCAGTGGCGCGCGGCCAACAAAGACGCGTTTAAGAAACAGACCGGCGAAAACCTGACGTACACGCCCATCCTGATCGACGCCATTGTGAAGGCCGTTCGCGATTTCCCGATGATCAACGTATCGGTAGAGGGCGACAGCATTCTGGTGAAGAAAGCGATCAACGTGGGCATGGCCGTGGCGCTGCCAACGGGTAACCTGATCGTGCCGGTCATTCACGACGCGGCCCAGTATAACCTCATCGGCCTGACCAAAAAGGTCAACGACCTGAGCAAACGCGCCCGCGAAAACAAACTCACCGCCGACGATCTGGCGGGTGGCACCTACACCGTTTCCAACATCGGTACGTTTGGCAACCTCATGGGTACGCCCATCATCATGCAGCCGCAGGTGGCGATTATGGCCTTCGGGGCAATCGTGAAGAAGCCCGCCGTGATCGAAACGCCGCAGGGCGACCTGATCGGCATCCGGCACATGATGTTCCTGAGCCATTCCTACGATCACCGCGTGGTCGATGGCGCGTTGGGCGGGCAGTTTGTCCGGCGCGTAGCCGACTACCTGGAGCAGTGGAACGAACCAAACCTATAA
- a CDS encoding LolA family protein: MKRILFISLCLLLATQVSAQELPSADAIVDRYLKACGGKDAIDKVQDMSFSLKADTPNGLAVIDVDAKQGHKFSQVIYMGGTEVSRTISDGQKVTTIRGGKVISANEGAAALRQLLSSSLFGEQYYAQYNVIRRTLGREPLNGRDMYKVEFSTGNGEKWQDWFDVETGLRMQRVLYYRTANGLATSTSKFWDYKTVNGVVLPFARSQTFGSVDATLAISSIKVNRGLNDKLFKLP; this comes from the coding sequence ATGAAACGCATCCTTTTTATCTCGCTCTGTTTATTGCTGGCCACGCAGGTCAGCGCGCAGGAGTTGCCGTCTGCCGACGCGATCGTTGATCGTTACCTGAAAGCCTGTGGTGGCAAAGACGCCATCGACAAAGTGCAGGACATGAGCTTCAGCCTGAAAGCCGACACCCCCAATGGCCTCGCCGTCATCGACGTCGACGCCAAACAGGGGCACAAGTTTTCGCAGGTGATCTACATGGGTGGCACTGAAGTGAGCCGTACCATCTCCGACGGGCAGAAAGTCACGACCATCCGGGGCGGCAAGGTCATCAGCGCCAACGAAGGCGCGGCAGCCCTGCGGCAGTTACTGAGCAGCTCCCTCTTCGGCGAGCAGTATTACGCCCAATACAACGTGATCCGCCGGACGCTGGGCCGCGAGCCACTCAATGGGCGCGATATGTACAAAGTGGAATTCTCGACCGGAAACGGTGAAAAATGGCAGGACTGGTTCGACGTGGAAACGGGCCTGCGGATGCAGCGCGTACTCTACTACCGCACCGCCAATGGGCTGGCAACCAGCACCTCTAAATTCTGGGATTACAAAACCGTCAATGGGGTGGTGTTGCCCTTCGCCCGCAGCCAGACGTTTGGGTCGGTAGACGCCACCCTCGCGATTAGCTCCATCAAAGTAAACCGTGGACTAAACGACAAGCTCTTTAAACTACCCTGA
- a CDS encoding outer membrane beta-barrel family protein, with translation MTKPLHWLLGLSLALGLPMLTLAQSDSLSRITGQVIDEYKRPLELATVVLQRAADSVEVGAGYTEADGSFVFSKPAGTYRLVVSVVGYRRQTIALPTTLAGQTTNVPTVALIPDVKQLQEVKVVDQKPFIEQLNDKLVLNVGNNLAVSGGSALDALEKAPGIQVINDRISLAGRTGVAIYIDGKPSAHTDMTQLLRDIPSSTIDRIELISQPGARYDAAGSAGIINVVLKKSDRQGTHVLLTGSVGYGTYAKSSGGLSFNHRTGPINLFGTYSYSYRKTFNQNTFERDLVENGVPFVLRQQTYEPRTTQGSTFRLGADWSLGKRSLLGVLLNGLDSEGDANGQTDTDATTPGQTQNLLKTRNQTDRRWQNLTANLNYKLTLNDRGHELTVDADMARYNLRNHSLLTTQRLADTLPVSQAIRNNLPTTVNYKAVKLDYVRPLPNSYKLEMGFKLSGTLIDSDLAAEVQVAEQWQPDRSRSNQFTYSEDVRAGYVTMHKNWKRADLQVGLRTEYTDTEGVSGTLNQRNSRQYWQWFPSVFFNQALTSILGVSVSYSRRIDRPGYQDLNPFVYYIDPYTYQRGNPNLVPQLTNNWKATLTYQKLPLFSVGYSVTNNVITQVTEQDPNSRAAFSTMANLDEQHNAYATLNFPLSFAKWLSGYGSLTGFRNSYTSTYLDGLYADARWSYTAFATATAKVGSRLSVELSGSYQGPGVLGLVRYNGYGVVNMGMQYSLANEQTKLRLSANDLFYGSRIVGTVNYQQMNLRIFSLWESRQYRLTLTHAFGNTKLKSSRKRTTTADDERSRVKLEQ, from the coding sequence ATGACAAAACCGCTACATTGGCTGTTGGGCCTCAGCCTGGCCCTTGGCCTTCCCATGCTCACGCTGGCCCAAAGCGATTCGCTCAGCCGCATCACGGGGCAGGTTATCGACGAATACAAACGTCCGCTCGAACTGGCAACCGTGGTACTGCAACGCGCCGCCGACTCGGTCGAAGTGGGCGCGGGCTACACCGAGGCCGATGGCTCGTTTGTCTTCAGCAAACCCGCAGGCACTTACCGCCTCGTCGTATCGGTGGTGGGCTATCGCCGCCAGACAATCGCCCTGCCCACGACGCTGGCCGGACAGACCACCAACGTACCTACCGTTGCGCTTATCCCCGACGTGAAGCAGTTGCAGGAAGTAAAGGTGGTGGACCAGAAACCGTTTATCGAGCAACTCAACGACAAACTGGTGCTCAATGTCGGCAACAACCTGGCGGTGAGTGGCGGCTCGGCCCTCGACGCGCTTGAGAAAGCGCCCGGTATCCAGGTCATCAACGACCGGATTTCGCTGGCGGGACGCACGGGCGTGGCCATCTACATCGACGGCAAACCCTCGGCCCATACCGACATGACCCAACTGCTGCGCGACATTCCGAGCAGCACCATCGACCGGATCGAGCTGATCAGTCAGCCCGGTGCCCGCTACGACGCGGCCGGCTCGGCGGGGATCATCAACGTGGTGCTGAAAAAGAGCGACCGCCAAGGCACGCACGTGCTACTGACAGGCAGCGTGGGCTACGGCACCTACGCCAAATCGTCGGGCGGGCTGTCGTTCAACCACCGCACCGGTCCCATCAACCTCTTCGGTACGTATAGCTACAGTTACCGCAAAACCTTCAACCAGAATACCTTCGAACGTGATCTGGTCGAAAATGGGGTGCCGTTTGTGCTGCGGCAACAGACCTACGAACCCCGCACCACGCAGGGCAGCACCTTCCGGCTGGGGGCCGACTGGTCACTGGGCAAACGGAGCCTGCTGGGCGTGTTGCTGAACGGCCTCGACAGCGAAGGCGACGCCAACGGCCAAACTGACACCGACGCCACCACGCCGGGGCAGACGCAGAACCTGCTCAAAACCCGCAACCAGACCGATCGCCGCTGGCAGAACCTGACGGCCAACCTGAACTACAAACTAACGCTCAACGACCGGGGTCATGAGCTGACCGTCGACGCCGACATGGCCCGCTATAACCTGCGGAATCACTCGCTGTTGACCACCCAACGCCTCGCCGATACGCTACCCGTGAGTCAGGCCATTCGGAACAACCTGCCCACAACGGTCAACTACAAGGCGGTCAAGCTCGACTACGTGCGGCCACTGCCCAACAGCTACAAGCTGGAAATGGGGTTCAAGCTCAGTGGTACGCTTATCGACAGCGATCTGGCCGCCGAGGTGCAGGTAGCCGAGCAATGGCAACCCGACCGCAGCCGGTCCAACCAGTTCACCTACAGCGAAGATGTGCGGGCGGGGTACGTGACAATGCACAAAAACTGGAAACGCGCCGATTTGCAGGTTGGTCTGCGGACCGAATACACCGATACCGAGGGCGTCTCAGGTACGTTGAACCAACGCAACAGCCGACAATACTGGCAGTGGTTTCCCAGCGTGTTTTTCAATCAGGCCTTGACGAGCATCCTGGGCGTATCGGTATCGTACAGCCGCCGCATCGACCGGCCGGGCTACCAGGACCTGAACCCGTTCGTGTACTACATTGACCCGTACACCTACCAGCGGGGCAACCCCAACCTGGTGCCGCAGCTGACCAACAATTGGAAAGCCACGCTGACGTACCAGAAACTGCCCCTGTTTTCGGTGGGCTATAGCGTCACCAACAACGTGATCACGCAGGTGACCGAGCAGGACCCCAACAGCCGGGCCGCCTTCTCGACGATGGCCAACCTCGACGAGCAGCACAACGCCTACGCCACGCTCAACTTCCCGCTTTCGTTTGCCAAATGGTTGTCGGGCTACGGTAGCCTGACGGGCTTCCGAAACAGCTACACCTCCACGTACCTGGATGGCCTCTACGCCGACGCTCGCTGGTCGTATACGGCCTTCGCCACGGCCACAGCCAAAGTAGGCTCGCGGCTCTCGGTCGAGCTGTCGGGCTCGTATCAGGGGCCGGGTGTGCTGGGGCTGGTGCGCTACAACGGTTACGGCGTGGTCAACATGGGCATGCAGTATAGCCTCGCCAACGAGCAAACCAAGCTGCGCCTGTCGGCCAACGACCTCTTCTACGGATCACGAATCGTGGGCACGGTCAACTATCAGCAGATGAACCTGCGCATTTTTTCGCTCTGGGAGAGTCGGCAGTATCGCCTCACCCTGACCCACGCTTTCGGCAACACCAAGCTGAAATCATCCCGCAAGCGCACCACCACTGCCGACGACGAACGCAGCCGCGTCAAGCTGGAACAGTAG
- a CDS encoding LpxL/LpxP family acyltransferase: MNPNLTYEQAVDALRIHYDTTDLITSRPQSHLMVSANLQTFLPNLPAADYNRFFADILYYQHLAGMDEKIVTKAAELVITGDADGLWDAAAGKPTIFCTCHLGSYRLLGLLLTRLGLKFSLLIDTNTFQKQGDKFLRIQREAAALFNQPNADMALIDAEQPSAGIQLIRALKQGRILIAYLDGNTGAGGVTRQDDKLVGIDFLGKPLLARKGIAFLSVATQAPIVPIFAYRPDAYTNAVQVFAPITPTETPAAEREAVCASITQRLYDDFATTLRQYPSQWEGWLYVQKYLDLNRLRATYPATNAPAVTDKTDWFFNHTRYANVPDGNTTVLFDKHLYRSFRVTRQLGELLNTPHFRLDAIRKPELIDMLVGQAIVC, from the coding sequence ATGAATCCGAACCTTACGTATGAACAAGCCGTGGATGCGCTCCGCATTCACTACGACACGACCGACCTGATTACGTCGCGTCCGCAGAGCCACCTGATGGTGTCGGCCAACCTGCAAACGTTTCTGCCCAACCTGCCCGCAGCCGATTACAACCGTTTTTTCGCCGACATTCTCTACTACCAGCACCTGGCCGGTATGGATGAAAAGATCGTGACCAAAGCGGCTGAACTCGTCATCACCGGCGATGCCGACGGCCTTTGGGACGCAGCCGCGGGCAAGCCAACGATTTTCTGTACCTGCCACCTCGGCTCCTACCGGCTACTGGGCCTGCTGCTGACGCGGCTGGGACTGAAATTCAGCCTGCTGATCGACACGAACACCTTTCAGAAACAAGGCGACAAATTCCTGCGCATCCAGCGCGAAGCCGCAGCCTTGTTCAACCAGCCTAACGCCGACATGGCGCTGATCGACGCCGAACAACCTTCGGCGGGCATTCAGCTCATACGGGCGCTGAAGCAGGGCCGCATCCTGATCGCCTACCTCGACGGCAACACCGGCGCGGGCGGCGTCACCCGGCAAGACGACAAACTGGTTGGAATCGATTTTCTGGGTAAACCGCTGCTCGCCCGAAAAGGCATTGCCTTCCTGTCGGTGGCCACGCAGGCGCCCATCGTGCCCATCTTCGCCTACCGCCCCGACGCCTACACCAACGCCGTGCAGGTGTTTGCGCCCATCACGCCCACCGAAACGCCCGCTGCCGAGCGCGAGGCCGTCTGCGCCTCAATCACGCAGCGGCTCTACGACGATTTTGCCACGACGCTACGCCAATACCCGTCGCAGTGGGAAGGCTGGCTATACGTGCAGAAATACCTCGACCTGAATCGGTTGCGGGCAACGTACCCAGCCACCAACGCACCCGCCGTCACCGATAAAACCGACTGGTTCTTTAACCACACTCGCTACGCCAACGTACCGGACGGCAATACAACGGTGCTGTTCGACAAGCACCTCTACCGGTCGTTTCGGGTGACGCGCCAGTTAGGCGAGCTGCTGAACACGCCTCACTTCCGGCTCGATGCCATCCGCAAACCCGAGTTGATCGATATGCTCGTTGGTCAGGCCATTGTCTGCTAA
- a CDS encoding arginase family protein: METLVLPAETQYTLSACLSVRSRSAGNYQIAHLLTGKQYQITADVARILALLQKTATPSQLCDALPDLPPTAIDRTIRFLTSEKLIIDAAHSAHEDLFHINQLTNRLFNLPDHQRRSEDPGVVFIGVPYGGGNGISPGCDRFPSVVRAYTKQQKINLGPDANLANVHFRGLYATTPPTRLTDRLLAGDLRDWGDLLFFPFESATDVYAKIGRAVQLTAQRGQVPVLLGGDHSISYAGIQAITEQYGAIQVLHFDAHCDTYESSYNRLYARRGAHSHGTFMSRSLELPGLKRVTQIGLRGFTNISQHDTSRRHILWAEDARQALIANTLPTLPTDWPVYVTFDIDVLDPAVAPGTATPVPGGFSYDEVCHLLAHFLQGQRVVGVDLVEVNPDRDRDQVTVQTAAQLLLLLASYVV, from the coding sequence ATGGAAACGCTCGTTCTTCCTGCCGAAACCCAGTACACACTCTCGGCCTGCCTGAGTGTTCGGAGCCGCAGCGCCGGCAACTACCAGATTGCGCACCTGCTGACGGGCAAGCAGTACCAGATCACGGCCGACGTTGCCCGGATTCTGGCCTTGCTCCAGAAAACCGCCACGCCGAGCCAGCTCTGCGACGCCCTGCCCGACCTGCCCCCGACGGCCATCGACCGCACCATCCGGTTTCTGACCTCCGAAAAGCTGATCATCGACGCCGCCCACAGCGCCCACGAAGACCTGTTCCACATCAACCAGCTTACCAACCGGCTGTTCAACCTGCCCGATCACCAGCGGCGCAGTGAAGACCCCGGCGTAGTGTTCATCGGGGTGCCGTATGGTGGGGGAAACGGCATCTCGCCGGGTTGCGATCGGTTCCCGTCGGTGGTGCGGGCCTACACGAAGCAGCAGAAAATCAACCTGGGGCCCGACGCCAACCTGGCCAACGTGCATTTCCGGGGCCTCTACGCCACCACGCCGCCCACCCGCCTCACCGACCGCCTGCTCGCCGGTGACCTCCGCGATTGGGGCGATCTGCTCTTTTTTCCGTTCGAATCGGCCACCGACGTGTACGCCAAGATTGGGCGGGCCGTGCAACTGACGGCCCAACGCGGGCAGGTGCCGGTACTGCTCGGTGGCGATCACTCGATCAGTTACGCGGGTATTCAGGCGATTACCGAGCAATACGGGGCCATCCAGGTGCTGCACTTCGACGCCCACTGCGACACCTACGAGTCGAGCTATAACCGGCTCTACGCCCGGCGCGGGGCTCACAGCCACGGCACGTTTATGTCGCGCAGCCTTGAACTGCCCGGCCTGAAACGGGTCACGCAGATCGGCCTGCGCGGCTTCACCAATATTTCGCAGCACGACACCAGCCGCCGTCACATTCTCTGGGCCGAAGACGCCCGGCAGGCGCTGATCGCCAACACCCTGCCCACCCTCCCGACTGACTGGCCCGTGTATGTCACCTTCGACATCGACGTGCTCGACCCGGCGGTAGCGCCCGGCACCGCTACGCCCGTACCCGGCGGCTTCAGCTACGACGAAGTGTGCCACCTGCTCGCGCATTTCCTGCAAGGTCAACGCGTCGTGGGCGTCGATCTGGTGGAAGTAAACCCCGACCGCGACCGCGACCAGGTCACGGTACAAACCGCCGCCCAACTGCTGCTGCTCCTCGCCAGCTATGTAGTCTGA
- a CDS encoding LytR/AlgR family response regulator transcription factor yields the protein MSRPLTCYLVDDESAAHTILSKFISRVPYLQLLGQSLDPFDGLEQVEALRPDVLFLDVEMPDMSGVAFLKSLTPPHPAVVMVTASPQYAADTYNFEAVTHYLLKPVGYDKFMEAVARVTKRLHYDPNGTPPANVPSAPVANVPEVDPRENVPYFLIKEDKKLVRVAPEDIVFVEGMKDYLKIHLNSRMIVTHMTMSKLEELLPPSQFLRINRSYIVRRLAIKEIDGNQITTLDGKKVYIGVTYREAVMKELKKNMI from the coding sequence ATGAGTAGACCTCTAACTTGCTATCTGGTCGACGATGAGTCGGCCGCCCACACCATTTTGTCGAAGTTTATCAGCCGGGTGCCCTACCTGCAGCTGCTGGGGCAAAGCCTCGATCCGTTCGATGGCCTCGAGCAGGTGGAAGCCCTGCGGCCCGACGTGCTGTTTCTGGACGTGGAAATGCCCGACATGAGTGGGGTGGCGTTTCTGAAGTCGCTCACGCCGCCGCATCCTGCCGTGGTAATGGTGACGGCTTCGCCGCAGTATGCCGCCGACACCTACAACTTCGAGGCCGTGACGCACTATCTGCTCAAGCCCGTTGGGTACGACAAATTCATGGAGGCCGTGGCGCGCGTAACCAAGCGCCTGCACTACGATCCCAACGGTACGCCCCCCGCCAACGTACCCAGTGCCCCAGTCGCCAACGTACCTGAGGTCGATCCGCGCGAAAACGTGCCGTACTTTCTGATCAAGGAAGACAAGAAGCTCGTGCGGGTGGCGCCCGAAGACATCGTGTTTGTGGAGGGGATGAAAGATTACCTCAAAATCCACCTCAACAGCCGCATGATCGTCACGCACATGACCATGAGCAAGCTGGAAGAACTGCTGCCGCCCTCGCAGTTTCTGCGGATCAACCGGTCGTACATCGTGCGGCGGCTGGCCATCAAAGAGATCGACGGCAACCAGATCACCACGCTCGACGGCAAGAAGGTCTACATCGGGGTGACGTACCGCGAGGCCGTGATGAAGGAGTTGAAAAAGAACATGATCTAA